In Halorubrum sp. PV6, a single window of DNA contains:
- a CDS encoding ABC transporter ATP-binding protein has product MAQNTTMDREYGDPSTATDPIIEMRNAKVTYDNGESYVLDDVSVSIERNEVVGVVGESGSGKSMLASAMLDAIPDPGRLSGEVLYHRPDGTTIDVLELSDEELRQFRWEEVAMVFQGAMSSFNPTMKIGGHFKETLKAHDAHVTEGLEFARELLSDLYLDPDRVLDSYPHELSGGMTQRALIALSLVLEPDVLVMDEPTAALDLLMQRSILMLLQELQEKYDLTMVFITHDLPLVAALADRMAVMYAFDLIEVAPRDQLIGNSGHPYTRALLNSTPNLDAPLEEMRAIEGQSPAPINVPSGCSYAPRCPLATEECRDVDPDFYDTGAGHSTACHRWEEARESITLNFEAKDPTATGAGSEGDR; this is encoded by the coding sequence ATGGCGCAGAACACGACAATGGACAGAGAGTACGGCGACCCGTCGACGGCGACCGATCCGATAATCGAGATGCGAAACGCCAAAGTCACCTACGACAACGGCGAGTCGTACGTCTTAGACGACGTGAGCGTCTCGATAGAGCGCAACGAGGTCGTCGGCGTCGTCGGCGAGAGCGGGAGCGGGAAGTCGATGCTCGCCTCGGCGATGCTCGACGCGATTCCCGACCCCGGACGGCTCTCCGGTGAGGTGCTGTATCACCGCCCGGACGGGACGACCATCGACGTCTTAGAGCTCAGCGACGAGGAGCTGCGACAGTTCCGCTGGGAGGAGGTCGCAATGGTGTTCCAGGGTGCGATGAGCTCGTTCAACCCGACGATGAAGATCGGGGGGCACTTCAAGGAGACGCTGAAGGCCCACGACGCCCACGTCACCGAGGGGTTAGAGTTCGCCCGCGAGCTGCTCTCAGACCTGTATCTCGACCCGGACCGGGTGCTCGACTCGTACCCGCACGAGCTTTCGGGCGGGATGACCCAGCGGGCGCTCATCGCCCTCTCGCTCGTCCTCGAACCGGACGTGCTCGTGATGGACGAGCCGACGGCCGCGCTCGACCTGTTGATGCAGCGGTCCATCTTGATGCTCCTCCAGGAGCTACAGGAGAAGTACGACCTGACGATGGTGTTCATCACGCACGACCTGCCGCTGGTGGCCGCGCTGGCCGACCGGATGGCGGTGATGTACGCCTTCGACCTCATCGAGGTCGCGCCGCGCGACCAGCTCATCGGCAACTCGGGGCACCCGTACACGCGTGCGTTGCTCAACTCCACGCCGAACCTCGACGCGCCGCTCGAAGAGATGCGCGCCATCGAGGGGCAGAGCCCGGCGCCGATCAACGTGCCCTCGGGCTGTTCGTACGCCCCGCGCTGTCCGCTCGCGACCGAGGAGTGCCGCGACGTCGACCCCGACTTCTACGACACCGGGGCGGGCCACAGCACGGCCTGTCACCGCTGGGAGGAGGCGCGCGAGTCGATCACGCTCAACTTCGAGGCGAAGGACCCGACGGCCACCGGCGCCGGCTCGGAGGGCGATCGATGA
- a CDS encoding oligopeptide/dipeptide ABC transporter ATP-binding protein — translation MSHPDTREAAATAQDEEPLVSLDNVEVHFEKEQGVFEFFEEPDVVRAVDGISLDIEENDVIALVGESGCGKSTLGKTSIGLQRPTGGSVRYRGQDIWEAKDGRGDVDIPFDEIRSSLQIIHQDPGSSLNPNQKIVEILSQPIKLTHPEVGLSERRERIFSLLERVGMNPASDFADRYPHQLSGGEKQRVALSRALLMNPDLILADEAISALDVSLRVEMMDLMLDLQEDFNTSFVFISHDLSNARYFAEHGDGRIGVMYLGELVEVGPAEDLIENPGHPYTNVLRWATPDLALDSAGASEPPMRKIDIPDPVNPPSGCRFHTRCPEAREACQAAAPALRGPEGGHKSACFRGDPDHEYWDSPVLED, via the coding sequence ATGAGCCACCCCGACACGCGCGAGGCGGCGGCCACCGCCCAAGACGAGGAGCCGCTCGTCTCGCTCGACAACGTCGAGGTCCACTTCGAGAAAGAACAGGGGGTCTTCGAGTTCTTCGAGGAGCCGGACGTCGTGAGAGCCGTCGACGGCATCTCGCTCGACATCGAGGAGAACGACGTGATCGCCCTCGTCGGCGAGAGCGGGTGCGGGAAGTCCACCCTCGGCAAGACGAGCATCGGCCTCCAGCGCCCCACCGGCGGCTCCGTCCGCTACCGGGGACAGGACATCTGGGAGGCCAAAGACGGGCGCGGTGACGTCGACATCCCGTTCGACGAGATCCGGTCGTCGCTCCAGATCATCCACCAGGATCCCGGTAGCTCGCTGAATCCGAACCAGAAGATAGTCGAGATCCTCTCGCAACCGATCAAGCTGACGCACCCGGAGGTCGGTCTCAGCGAGCGGCGAGAGCGGATCTTCTCGCTGCTCGAACGCGTCGGGATGAACCCGGCGTCCGACTTCGCCGACCGGTATCCGCACCAGCTCAGCGGCGGCGAGAAACAGCGGGTCGCGCTCTCTCGCGCCCTGTTGATGAACCCCGACCTGATCCTCGCGGACGAGGCCATCAGCGCGCTCGACGTCTCGTTGCGCGTGGAGATGATGGACCTCATGCTGGATCTACAGGAGGATTTCAACACCTCCTTCGTGTTCATCTCGCACGACCTCTCGAACGCGCGGTACTTCGCCGAGCACGGCGACGGGCGCATCGGCGTGATGTACCTCGGCGAGCTCGTGGAGGTCGGCCCGGCCGAGGACCTCATCGAGAATCCGGGCCACCCGTACACGAACGTCCTCCGGTGGGCGACGCCGGACCTCGCGCTCGACTCCGCCGGCGCGAGCGAACCGCCCATGCGGAAAATCGACATCCCCGACCCGGTCAACCCGCCGAGCGGCTGTCGGTTCCACACGCGCTGTCCGGAGGCGCGCGAGGCGTGCCAGGCGGCCGCACCAGCGCTGCGCGGGCCGGAGGGGGGCCACAAGAGCGCCTGCTTCCGCGGCGATCCGGACCACGAGTACTGGGACAGCCCGGTCCTCGAAGACTGA